Proteins co-encoded in one Melitaea cinxia chromosome 13, ilMelCinx1.1, whole genome shotgun sequence genomic window:
- the LOC123659078 gene encoding WD repeat-containing protein 61-like, with the protein MSAAGAYSLLNKVENAHSDPIYCCSWAKVKINQDSIVNDNYVVTGGLDGLVKVWNVNNNKLELLQTLQGHAMAVVSIAVSSKSLVFASASLDSTIILWDLPNCKKIKQINTDATDTWQIAFSPDGDFIVSGRHNGNLTVYNIENNSIETEMDSRGQFALSVAWSDNGKYIACGSVDGNVHIFDAVQHKLLHTLNAHTETVRSVNFSPSSKLLVSGSTDGYVKIFNTYNKNMVCSLKLDSWVMSVCFSPDESRVAIATGDGAVTIALTADLKVLKTFQEHTGKVCDVKFSSDGTKLISVAKDNSINIYECPKLKK; encoded by the exons atgtcggCTGCAGGTGCT taTTCCCTCTTAAACAAAGTTGAAAACGCACATAGCGATCCAATTTATTGTTGTTCCTGGGCCaaagtaaaaataaaccaaGATTCTAT agtaAACGATAATTATGTAGTCACAGGTGGACTTGACGGTCTCGTGAAAGTGTGGAacgttaataataacaaattggAACTTCTACAGACTTTACAGGGGCACGCTATGGCTGTTGTTTCCATAGCAGTAAGTTCAAAGAGCCTTG TATTTGCATCAGCATCATTGGACTCTACAATCATTTTATGGGATTTACCaaattgtaagaaaataaaacaaattaacacAGACGCAACAGATACTTGGCAAATTGCATTTTCACCCGATGGTGATTTCATTGTGTCAGGAAGACACAATGGTAACCTGACTGTGTATAACatagaaaataatagtatagaGACAGAAATGGATTCAAGAGGACAGTTCGCATTAAGCGTGGCGTGG AGTGACAACGGCAAATACATAGCGTGCGGTTCTGTGGACGGCAACGTGCATATTTTTGATGCAGTTCAACACAAGCTGTTGCACACTTTAAATGCACATACGGAAACAGTGCGTTCTGTTAACTTCTCGCCTAGTTCGAAACTCTTGGTCTCTGGTTCCACTGATGGATacgtcaaaatttttaatac ATATAACAAGAACATGGTATGTAGTTTAAAACTGGACTCGTGGGTTATGAGCGTGTGTTTCTCTCCCGACGAATCAAGGGTGGCCATAGCGACCGGTGATGGTGCGGTCACGATCGCTCTTACTGCGGATCTGAAGGTTTTAAAGACTTTCCAGGAACACACAGGAAAA GTTTGCGACGTGAAATTTAGTTCGGACGGTACCAAGCTTATATCCGTCGCAAAGGATAATTCAATCAACATATATGAGTGTCcaaaacttaaaaagtaa
- the LOC123659139 gene encoding cuticle protein 8-like, translating to MVAKFVIVLVLAVAASAVPLVPVAKIAYAEPEAPAHYEFQYSVHDEHNGDVKQQQESRAGDAVHGSYSLVQPDGVHRIVEYTADKVNGFNANVRYEGTPIPAPAPAKIAYAAPAKIAYAAPVAKVAYSAPIAYAAPVAKVAYSTPVSYAAPVTKIGYSAPVSYAAPVAKVAYAAPLAQVSFSSPIVSYHH from the exons ATGGTCGCTAAG TTCGTCATCGTTCTCGTGCTGGCCGTAGCAGCCTCCGCTGTGCCTTTGGTCCCCGTCGCCAAAATTGCATATGCTGAACCCGAGGCTCCTGCACACTATGAATTCCAGTACTCCGTCCACGATGAACACAACGGTGACGTGAAGCAACAACAGGAGTCCCGCGCCGGTGATGCCGTGCACGGATCCTACTCTCTCGTGCAACCTGACGGTGTTCACCGCATCGTAGAGTACACCGCTGACAAGGTCAATGGATTTAACGCTAACGTACGCTACGAGGGTACTCCCATTCCCGCCCCTGCTCCAGCCAAAATTGCGTACGCTGCTCCTGCTAAAATCGCGTACGCAGCTCCCGTAGCCAAGGTGGCTTACTCTGCTCCTATTGCCTATGCTGCTCCCGTAGCCAAGGTAGCCTACTCTACTCCTGTATCTTACGCCGCTCCCGTTACTAAGATAGGCTACTCCGCTCCTGTTTCCTACGCCGCACCTGTCGCCAAGGTAGCTTACGCTGCCCCTCTGGCTCAAGTCAGTTTCTCTTCCCCCATCGTCTCATACCACCActag